The Bacteroides ovatus genomic interval AGGCCGTCTGAGAAAATTGATGGAGGGGAATTATGTATATACTATACATCGTTTTTCTGACAATCATGAGTATTGCGTTTGGAATCGTCAGAATGTATCGGAATTTAGGGATTTGTGGTGGAGTAAGTCCGATTTCTCCAATCCCGTTAAAGTGACGAATGCGAATCCTCAACAAGCAGATTATAAATGGGGTACAGTTAAACTGATAAAGTGGACTAATTATGAGAATAAGGAAAATAAGGGGTTGCTTTATCTTCCGGAAGATTATGATCCTCAAAAAGAATATCCGGCGTTGGTGCAGTTTTATGAAACTCATTCCGGTGAGTTGAATATTTATCATGCACCTTTGTTGAGTAGTGCGTTAGGGGATCCTATGTATTTTGCCAGCAATGGTTATATTGTGTTTATGCCGGATGTGCATTTCACGGTTGGGACTCCCGGTCAGAGTTGTTATGATGCTGTTGTGAGTGGAACGAAGTATCTGATAGAGCAGGGGATAGCACATCCCGGGAAAATAGGCTTACAGGGACATAGCTGGTCTGGCTATCAAACATCATATTTGGTGACAAAGACAGATCTTTTCACTTGTGCCAATATAGCGGCTCCAATTACGGATATGGTGACCGGATATTTGGGAATTCGTAATGGAAGCGGTCTGCCACGATATTTTATGTACGAGGAAACACAAAGTCGTATGGGAAAGACTTTATGGGAGGCAAAAGATAAGTATCTGGCAAGTTCAGCAATTTTGGAGGCTGATAAGATACATACACCTTTGTTGATATTACATAATGATGAGGATGAGGCTGTTGCATATGAACAAGGACGTGCTCTTTATTTGGCTATGCGTCGCTTACAACGTCCTGCATGGTTGTTGAATTACAAAGGTGAAGGACATTTCGTACTGGGAAGAGGTGCACAGAAAGACTGGACAATCCGGATGATGCAGTTCTTTGACTATTACCTGAAAGGAACAAAAGAACCACGTTGGATGAAGGAAGGTATTCATCTGCGAGAGCGTGGAATTGATCAGAAATACGATTTACTAAAAAAATAAATATTGATTTAAGATGAAAAAATTATTGATTACGGCTATGGCTCTGTCTTGTTTCGCTTTAAGCTACGGACAGAAGAAAGTAGAAAAACAGATTATCGGAAAATGGTGCAATCCTTATACATACAAGTCTACGGGTGAGTTGAAAGGATTTGAGTTCAAGAAAGGTGGTAAGTGTTCTGCTATCAATATTCCGTCTTTAGATTTGAAAACGTGGAAAGTGGATAATGGTTATCTGATTGTGGAAGGATTCAGCAAGGAAGATGATGGAAAGGTTGAGGTGTACAAAACTCGTGAGCGTATCGGCTACCTGACATCGGATTCATTGCAGTTGATAGTGAACGAAGGAACTCCTCGTTTGGCTTTCCTGTACCTAAATACAAAATCAATTAAGGAACTGGTTACTCCTGAAGTGAAGTAACTCCAAACTATTAATAAATTGACTAAATCTCTCTCTTAATAATTTAGTGTTAATTAGCATAAGCTAATGGAGTGCCTCGGCGTAGTGATTACGCCGGGGTTTCTTTTTTATGAAAGGCGAATTGAAAAGCAGTGTACGAATTGAAAGCAATGAGCGCTTATCGCAACATCCCCAATGCCTTATTCTCAGCTGCTTCCATAACTTCCCGTTCTCCGGGACCTTTATCATTAATGCCGCACAAATGAAGAATTCCGTGGATAATCACACGATGTAGTTCGTCTTCGTATGAAGCACCAAACTGTTCCGCATTGGTGCGTATCGTATCCAGGCTGATGAATAAGTCACCTGATAGACGATCGCCTTCACAATAATCGAAAGTAATAATGTCCGTGTAGTAGTCATGTTGCAGATACTGACGGTTTACCTCCAGAATTTTTTCGTCCGAGCAGAAGATATAAGCGATTTCACCGAGTCTTTTTCCGTAAGAAGCAGCTACGGTCTTTATCCATTCCGTAGTCTCACGTTTCTTGATATCAGGCATTTTTACGCCTTCTGTTTGATAAGTTACAGCCATAGTTGAATGTTATGATTTAAAAGAAAAATAAATAACTGATTAAGATAGCGGCTATGATACCCGAAAAGTCAGCTATCAGACCGCAAGTCACTGCATTACGAGTTTTGGTAATTCCTACACTGCCGAAATAAACGGCCAGAATGTAGAATGTGGTATCTGAAGCTCCGCGTACTACGCAACTCATACGCCCTACAAACGAATCCGGTCCCAGTTCTTTCATCGTATCAATCATCAATCCGTTGGCACCGCTACCGCTAAGCGATTTCATCAATGCAGTAGGCAGTGCCCCTACAAAGCTTGTATCAACTCCGCATGAGCCTACTATGTAGCCAATGCCTCCCACTAGAAAATCCATAGCTCCCGAAGTGCGGAACACGGCGATTCCTACAAGGAAAGCAACCAGATAGGGTATGATACGTACAGCTGTCGTAAATCCTTCTTTAGCTCCCTCTACAAACGAATCGTATACATTGATTTTTTTCCTGACTCCCGTCAGAATAAACAGGATAATGACACTGAACAGCAGAATATTCGCTATCAATGTAGAATAAGTACCCATATCCTCTCGTGAAACGCTTAGAAACAGATAAATCAATCCCGAAAAGAAAAGACAGATAACACCCATTAAAATGAGAATAGGCTTATTGATTAAGTTTATCTTTTGAGCGATACTGACTGCTATGACTCCTACTAAAGTTGAAATGAAAGTACTTAGCAGGATAGGGATAAATACATCCGTAGGCTGTGCAGCCCCCATTTGTGCACGATACACCATGATACTGATTGGAATGATGATAAGGCCGGATGTATTAATCACCAAAAACATAATCATCGGATTGGAAGCCGTATCCTTATTCGGATTCAGTTCTTGCAGTTCTTTCATCGCTTTCAGTCCCAGCGGGGTGGCGGCATTGTCCAAACCGAGCATGTTGGCAGACATATTCATAAAGATGGAGCCTAACACCGGATGCCCTTTAGGAATGTCCGGAAACAGGCGGCAAAGCACCGGACTAAGAAAGTGGGCCAGCGCATTAATCAATCCGCTGTTCTCGCCGATTTTCATGATGCCCAACCAAAGGGCCAGTACACCCGTAAGTCCTAGCGATATCTCGAATGCCGTTTTGGAGGAGTCGAATGTAGAGTTCATGATAGCCGTAAATATCCCCGTATCTCCCAAAACAATCACTTTTATAAGAGCGATGATAAAGGCTATGACGAAAAATCCTATCCAAATGTAATTTAGAACCATAGTTGATAACGTGTATATAGATAGTGCAAAAGTAGTTATTACGTTTCAAATAAACTAAATCTTCGTCTTTCTTATACTGAAAATGAATGTAAATCTCTATCTTTGTCTCCTACTTTCAAGAAATAAATGGAACAGGAAGATTTTAACATACGCGAACATCAGCTTACTTCAAAAGAACGGGATTTCGAGAATGCACTCCGTCCGTTAAGCTTTGAAGACTTTAGCGGGCAGGACAAGGTGGTGGAAAACCTTCGCATTTTTGTGAAGGCGGCACGTCTGCGTGGCGAAGCACTCGACCATGTGCTGTTGCACGGCCCTCCCGGATTAGGAAAAACAACTCTTTCGAATATTATCGCTAACGAATTAGGAGTTGGCTTTAAAGTAACTTCCGGTCCGGTACTTGATAAACCGGGTGACCTGGCAGGTGTATTGACCAGCCTCGAACCGAACGACGTGCTTTTTATTGATGAAATTCATCGGCTGTCGCCTGTGGTGGAGGAATATCTTTATTCGGCGATGGAAGATTACCGCATCGATATTATGATCGATAAGGGACCTTCGGCACGCAGCATCCAGATAGATTTGAATCCTTTCACGCTGGTTGGTGCAACCACACGTAGCGGTCTGCTGACGGCCCCGCTTCGTGCACGTTTCGGTATTAATCTTCATTTGGAGTACTATGATGATGATATTTTGAGCAATATCATTCGTCGTTCTGCGTCCATACTGGATGTGCCTTGTTCGGTACGTGCAGCATCGGAGATCGCTTCCCGTAGCCGCGGAACGCCCCGTATTGCCAATGCCTTGCTCCGTCGGGTACGTGATTTTGCGCAGGTGAAAGGCTCCGGTTCTATCGATACGGAGATCGCCCAGTTTGCATTGGAAGCACTGAATATTGATAAGTACGGCCTGGATGAGATAGACAACAAGATACTTTGCACCATTATAGACAAATTTAAAGGTGGTCCGGTAGGTATCACTACCATTGCCACGGCTTTGGGAGAAGATGCGGGAACCATTGAGGAAGTTTACGAACCTTTCCTGATAAAAGAAGGATTTATGAAGCGTACTCCCCGTGGACGTGAGGTGACCGAACTTGCCTATAAACATTTGGGAAGAAGTCTTTATAACAGTCAAAAAACGCTGTTTAATGACTAACATAAAGCGTCATGTGACAAGTGGTATTAACGGTATAAAAGAACTTTATAAAGCATAGTTGGATGATGAAGCAAT includes:
- a CDS encoding lipocalin family protein, coding for MKKLLITAMALSCFALSYGQKKVEKQIIGKWCNPYTYKSTGELKGFEFKKGGKCSAINIPSLDLKTWKVDNGYLIVEGFSKEDDGKVEVYKTRERIGYLTSDSLQLIVNEGTPRLAFLYLNTKSIKELVTPEVK
- the ybeY gene encoding rRNA maturation RNase YbeY, whose product is MAVTYQTEGVKMPDIKKRETTEWIKTVAASYGKRLGEIAYIFCSDEKILEVNRQYLQHDYYTDIITFDYCEGDRLSGDLFISLDTIRTNAEQFGASYEDELHRVIIHGILHLCGINDKGPGEREVMEAAENKALGMLR
- a CDS encoding nucleoside recognition domain-containing protein; amino-acid sequence: MVLNYIWIGFFVIAFIIALIKVIVLGDTGIFTAIMNSTFDSSKTAFEISLGLTGVLALWLGIMKIGENSGLINALAHFLSPVLCRLFPDIPKGHPVLGSIFMNMSANMLGLDNAATPLGLKAMKELQELNPNKDTASNPMIMFLVINTSGLIIIPISIMVYRAQMGAAQPTDVFIPILLSTFISTLVGVIAVSIAQKINLINKPILILMGVICLFFSGLIYLFLSVSREDMGTYSTLIANILLFSVIILFILTGVRKKINVYDSFVEGAKEGFTTAVRIIPYLVAFLVGIAVFRTSGAMDFLVGGIGYIVGSCGVDTSFVGALPTALMKSLSGSGANGLMIDTMKELGPDSFVGRMSCVVRGASDTTFYILAVYFGSVGITKTRNAVTCGLIADFSGIIAAILISYLFFF
- the ruvB gene encoding Holliday junction branch migration DNA helicase RuvB; translation: MEQEDFNIREHQLTSKERDFENALRPLSFEDFSGQDKVVENLRIFVKAARLRGEALDHVLLHGPPGLGKTTLSNIIANELGVGFKVTSGPVLDKPGDLAGVLTSLEPNDVLFIDEIHRLSPVVEEYLYSAMEDYRIDIMIDKGPSARSIQIDLNPFTLVGATTRSGLLTAPLRARFGINLHLEYYDDDILSNIIRRSASILDVPCSVRAASEIASRSRGTPRIANALLRRVRDFAQVKGSGSIDTEIAQFALEALNIDKYGLDEIDNKILCTIIDKFKGGPVGITTIATALGEDAGTIEEVYEPFLIKEGFMKRTPRGREVTELAYKHLGRSLYNSQKTLFND